Proteins co-encoded in one Sporosarcina sp. FSL K6-1522 genomic window:
- a CDS encoding ABC transporter permease, whose translation MNNKPLRTIYTIPYTAWIILFVIAPIALIVYYSFFDLAGNLTLDNYKSFFSSVYLKLTISSFWYAFLITLFSLLFAYPTAYFLTKTKHKHLWLLLIIIPSWINLLLKTYAFIGIFGLYGPVNAFLEVMGISKQQMLFTDFSFVFVSVYIFIPFMILPIFNALDKLNPALIDASRDLGANAWTTFRRVIWPLTLNGVKSGIQVVFIPALSLFMITRLIAGNKVITLGTAIEQQFLVTQNWGMGSTIAVFLILFMFIIMVITNGKERGTTLNGKTK comes from the coding sequence ATGAACAATAAGCCACTACGCACCATCTATACAATCCCGTATACTGCTTGGATTATTCTATTCGTTATCGCACCGATTGCACTGATTGTTTACTATTCATTTTTTGACTTGGCAGGCAATCTCACGCTTGATAACTATAAAAGTTTCTTTTCATCCGTCTATTTAAAATTGACAATTAGTTCGTTTTGGTATGCTTTTCTCATTACGTTGTTTTCATTGCTGTTCGCTTATCCGACTGCTTATTTTTTAACGAAGACGAAGCATAAGCATCTATGGCTGTTGCTCATCATTATTCCGTCTTGGATTAACCTACTGCTGAAAACGTATGCGTTCATCGGTATCTTCGGTTTGTACGGTCCTGTTAATGCCTTTTTAGAGGTGATGGGCATTAGCAAACAACAAATGCTATTTACGGATTTTAGCTTTGTATTCGTTTCGGTGTATATCTTTATCCCGTTCATGATTTTACCGATTTTTAATGCACTTGATAAGCTAAATCCTGCGTTAATCGATGCCTCTCGCGATCTTGGCGCCAATGCCTGGACAACATTCAGACGAGTCATTTGGCCACTGACGTTAAATGGCGTAAAATCAGGCATCCAAGTGGTCTTTATCCCTGCCCTGTCGCTCTTTATGATTACGCGACTCATTGCAGGGAACAAAGTTATTACACTTGGAACTGCGATTGAACAGCAATTCCTCGTCACGCAAAACTGGGGAATGGGGTCAACGATTGCCGTGTTCTTGATTTTATTCATGTTCATTATTATGGTCATTACGAATGGAAAAGAAAGGGGGACGACACTCAATGGAAAAACTAAGTAA